In Mytilus trossulus isolate FHL-02 chromosome 14, PNRI_Mtr1.1.1.hap1, whole genome shotgun sequence, a genomic segment contains:
- the LOC134698008 gene encoding uncharacterized protein LOC134698008 → MAEKKRTHVEISVEEKLLIVKGYVKNRCNWPSVYADVKQAIDRLPDKCQALYKDGPFEKVKRRMSDQITKLSSKDPLSIQNEEIRQLIAEIRTNDRRYTKKGHSNEKKLKAKHQKKGNGELVAYHRKIAIPIDDEIDVVPNDQAGVNHNQVVVDQEQAVVNRDQAVMNHDQVVVNNDQAVINNDQAVVNQEQAVVNRDQAVVNHDQAVVNHDQVVMNNDQVNNDQVVVNYDQVNNDQELANNDQAGLNNDQVVKDDHDNGPTPPKRKPISELARDAYEKYITIQERVPQFEDKMSKCYFKGITRFFRKV, encoded by the exons ATGGCTGAAAAGAAGAGAACGCACGTGGAAATATCAGTGGAGGAAAAGCTTCTAATTGTTAAAGGCTATGTAAAGAACAGATGCAACTGGCCTTCTGTGTACGCAGACGTTAAACAGGCCATAGACAGACTACCCGATAAATGTCAAGCCCTCTACAAAGATGGAccttttgaaaaagttaaaagaagAATGTCGGATCAGATAACCAAATTGTCATCAAAAGACCCATTATCTATACAAAACGAAGAAATCAGACAGCTTATAGCCGAAATTAGGACTAACGATAGGAGATATACCAAAAAAGGCCACTCAAACGAAAAGAAACTTAAAGCAAAACATCAAAAG aaagGTAATGGTGAGCTTGTAGCTTATCATAGAAAAATTGCGATTCCAATAGATGATGAGATAGATGTTGTGCCAAATGATCAGGCGGGGGTGAATCATAATCAGGTGGTGGTTGATCAGGAACAGGCAGTGGTTAATCGTGATCAGGCGGTGATGAATCATGATCAGGTTGTGGTGAATAATGATCAGGCGGTGATAAATAATGATCAGGCAGTGGTGAATCAGGAACAGGCAGTGGTTAATCGTGATCAGGCGGTGGTGAATCATGATCAGGCTGTGGTGAATCATGACCAAGTGGTGATGAATAACGACCAGGTGAATAATGACCAAGTGGTGGTGAATTACGACCAGGTGAATAATGATCAGGAGTTGGCGAATAATGACCAGGCGGGGTTGAATAACGATCAGGTGGTGAAAGACGATCACGATAACGGCCCAACCCCACCAAAGAGAAAACCTATATCAGAACTTGCAAGAGATgcatatgaaaaatacattacTATACAAGAACGTGTACCTCAATTTGAGGATAAAATGTCAAAGTGTTATTTTAAAGGGATAACAAGATTCTTTCGGAAAGTATGA